CCGTCGCAGTTCCCCGAGCCCCTGGATAGTGCAACCGGGCGCTCTGCCTAGTCTGTCCGGCGGGTCAACGCCACCCGGGAGCGGGTGAAGACGGCGGCGAGCAGCCAGGCCAGCAGTGGCAGCCCGATCACCAGCGCGGCCAGCTCCGGCCACGGGATCACCAGCGGGTTGCTGCCGATCTTGAGCGAACCCGAGCCGAACCGGGCCTCGATGCCGAGGTTCTGCACCCGCTGCAGCGCGGCGGCGGGCACCAGCCCGGCCAGCGCTCCGATGGTGGCGCCCATCGCGGCCACCACGGCGCACTGGAAGGCGGACAGCCGGCGGCGGATGCCCGGGGTGGCGCCCACGGCCGCCAGGGTGGCCAGGTCACCCCGGCTGTCGGTGGCCGCCAGACCGGTGGCGATGGCGGCGGCGGCGATGGCCACCGCCGAGGCGGCGATGGCGAGCCCCAGCGCGATGGCATTGGTGGAACCGCCCTGGTAGCCGCGCTCCACCTCGAGCTTGCCGGGGCCGGTCTGGAGCGCGGCGGCGGTGACGCGCTGCACCTCGGCCGAGGTCAGGGCCCGGGCGGGCCGCCACACCGACTGCTGGTCGACCGAGAGCAGCCCGGCCGCCTTGGCGGCCGCCGGTGACATCACCGCGCGGGCGGCCTGGGCGGTGCCGGTCACGGCCACCCCCGGCAGGCTGACCGTACTGGTCTTGTTGCCCTCGGGGCCGGTGGCGCCGAACCGGGTGAGCTGCAGGGTGACCTTGCCGTCCTGGAGGTAGCCGGGGTTCAGGACGACCACCTGACCGTCCGTCAGGGCCTTGGTGGCGACGGGCGAGTCCACGCCGAGCAGGTTGTGCAGCACGGCCGGATCGCCGCTGATCACGTCCCGGATGTCATCGGGCTCGGGGGTGTTGCGCGCGCAGCGGAGGTCGATGCCGCCAGGACCGGCCGGGGCCAGGCAGTCGTTCCCGGGCGCCGGGACCACCTGTACCCGGCCGCAGAACGAGCCGGGCGTGCTGTCGCACGCCCCGTAGCTGAGCGCGCTCAGGTCGGCGCGCTGCCCGAGCTCGGGCACGGCGCCCTCCACGGCGGTCCGCAGCGCGGCGGCGTTCTTCGCGATGGACACCGCCAGGCTGTCGGTGCCCCGGACGGACTGGGCCTGGAGCACCACGGCGCCGGGCGGGGCCGAGGCCACGTACCCGGCCCTGGCGGCCGAGTCGGTGCTGGCCTGGAAGGTCAGCACCGCGACCGCACCGGCGACGGCGGCCATCACGGCGGCGACCGCCGGGGCGGTACGTCCCCGGTTGCGGGCCGAGTCGCGCAGCGCGAGCCGGGGCGACAGCGGGAGGAACCGGCCGAGCCGGCCGAACAGGCTGATCAGCAGCGGGGTGCAGGCGATCAGCCCGAGCTCGGCCAGCACCGAGCCCGCCAGGACGGAGCGCGAGCCCGAGGCGGAGAGCTCGCCGCTCAGCGCGATGGCGGCGCCCGCCAGGGCGGTCAGCGCACCGGCGACGGCCAGCCACTTGGCCGGAGGCCGGGCGGTGACCCGGCCGGTGAGGGCGGCCACCACGGGCTGCCGGGCGGCCTGCACCGCCGGTACGACCGCGGCCAGCAGGCCGGTGACCACACCGAGCGCCACGATGCCCGACAGGTCGGCGGGGTTCAGTGCGAAGTGCCCGAACCGGGCCCCTGACCTGCCCTCCAGCCAGGACCGCCCGGCCAGCGCGGCGACCCCGCCGAGCGCCACACCCGCCAGCGCACCCGCGCCGCCGAGCACGATGCCGCCGCCGAGCACCACCCGGCGGATGTGCGCCCGGTTGCCGCCGGTGGCCGCGAGCAGCCCGAGCTGCCGCCGGGAGCGGCGGGCACCGACCGCGAACGCCGGACCGGCCAGCAGCACGATCTCCAGCAGCGCGAGACCGACCGCGGTGGCCGCGATGGTCCTGGTCCTGAGCGCGGTCTGCTCGGCCTCGGGGTCGGCGCTGGAGCTGATGGCGGTGGCGGGCGGCGGGTCGGCGAGCACGGCCCGCGACGCCACCGTGAAGCCGAAGGCGTTGGCCTGCTGCACCGCCTCCCAGCTGAACGCGGCGTGACCGGGCAGCGAGACCAGGTAGTCGCGGGCGCCGGGCGCGGTGGCCAGGCCGGCCTGCTCCGGCAGGGCACCGAGCAGTCCGCTCAGCTCGCCCGGCCGGCCGACCAGCCGGTTCGCCTTCAGGTCACCCGGGTACTCGACGGCGGCGGTGATCCGGAGCGGCTGGGTGGTGCCCTTGAGAGTGGTGCTCTGACCCACCTTCAGGCCGGAGTCGGTCAGGAAACCGGTGGTCGCCGCGACCTCGAACGGCGCGGCGGGCCAGCTGCCCTGCCGGAGCGTGGTGATGCCGGCCGTCAGCGGGTCCGTCAGGTCCATCCCCCAGGTCTGCACCTGGCCCTGGCCGTACGTGGTGCTGGTCAGGTGATAGCCGGTGGTGGCCTCGACCGGCAGCAGCTTGGCGTCGGCCGGCAGCGCCTGCTCCAGCAGCCGCTGCAAGGGCTGGGCGCTGCGGGCCTGTTCCTCGGGGGTGGGCGTGGGCTTCGGCCCGTTCTGGGACAGCACGGAGACGTTGCGCGAGGTGGGCTCCGCGCCCTGCACCAGCCGCCAGCCGGGCTGCGTACCGGTGCTGACGTACGCGTCGGCGGTGCCCATCAGGCGGGTGCCGCGCTCCTGCGGGGAGAGCTGGGTGCTGCGGGCCACGATGTCCGCGCCGGTGACACCCACCACCGGCAGCGCGATCATGGCGATGATCAGGGCGCTGCGGCCCTTGGCCCGCAGTGCGTCGCGGCGGGCGATCCGGAGGGCGGCGCGCCAGGCGGAGAGGCTCATCGGCTCTCGTCCGTCCCGGCGGCGGCGTGGCGCCCGCGGAGGTCGGCGGGCCGCTGACGCTCCTCGACCACCTGACCGTCGGTCAGCAGCACCACCCGGTCCGCCCACTGCGCGTGGGCGGGCTCGTGCGTCACCATGACGGCGGCCGCCCCGGCGTCGCAGCGGGCCCGCAGCACGGCCAGGACGGTCTCGCCGGTGGCCGTGTCGAGCGCGCCGGTGGGTTCGTCGGCGAGCACCAGCCGGCGTTCGCCGACCAGGGCCCGGGCGATCGCGACCCGCTGCTGCTGCCCGCCGGACAGCTGGTCGGGGAAGCGGTCGGCGTACTCGGCCACGCCGGTCTC
This genomic interval from Kitasatospora gansuensis contains the following:
- a CDS encoding FtsX-like permease family protein, translated to MSLSAWRAALRIARRDALRAKGRSALIIAMIALPVVGVTGADIVARSTQLSPQERGTRLMGTADAYVSTGTQPGWRLVQGAEPTSRNVSVLSQNGPKPTPTPEEQARSAQPLQRLLEQALPADAKLLPVEATTGYHLTSTTYGQGQVQTWGMDLTDPLTAGITTLRQGSWPAAPFEVAATTGFLTDSGLKVGQSTTLKGTTQPLRITAAVEYPGDLKANRLVGRPGELSGLLGALPEQAGLATAPGARDYLVSLPGHAAFSWEAVQQANAFGFTVASRAVLADPPPATAISSSADPEAEQTALRTRTIAATAVGLALLEIVLLAGPAFAVGARRSRRQLGLLAATGGNRAHIRRVVLGGGIVLGGAGALAGVALGGVAALAGRSWLEGRSGARFGHFALNPADLSGIVALGVVTGLLAAVVPAVQAARQPVVAALTGRVTARPPAKWLAVAGALTALAGAAIALSGELSASGSRSVLAGSVLAELGLIACTPLLISLFGRLGRFLPLSPRLALRDSARNRGRTAPAVAAVMAAVAGAVAVLTFQASTDSAARAGYVASAPPGAVVLQAQSVRGTDSLAVSIAKNAAALRTAVEGAVPELGQRADLSALSYGACDSTPGSFCGRVQVVPAPGNDCLAPAGPGGIDLRCARNTPEPDDIRDVISGDPAVLHNLLGVDSPVATKALTDGQVVVLNPGYLQDGKVTLQLTRFGATGPEGNKTSTVSLPGVAVTGTAQAARAVMSPAAAKAAGLLSVDQQSVWRPARALTSAEVQRVTAAALQTGPGKLEVERGYQGGSTNAIALGLAIAASAVAIAAAAIATGLAATDSRGDLATLAAVGATPGIRRRLSAFQCAVVAAMGATIGALAGLVPAAALQRVQNLGIEARFGSGSLKIGSNPLVIPWPELAALVIGLPLLAWLLAAVFTRSRVALTRRTD